TTTATCGTCTTCTTTACGCTTTCCGGATATGGACTATACCGGGGCTATCCCCATCTTGTGCAGCAAATTAAACTATTAAACGAACAGCTGCCGGCTGTAATGGAAGCCTATCAGAATTGGACTAAGGAATTCTATAAACAAACCGAACGTCTTCCTGATGGCATTCACGAGCGAGTGGAAGATAGCTATCTGCGGCTGGAAACCTGGCTGAATTCGAAGCTCATGAAGATAATGGCCGGGATGAGTGGTGTATTTAATCTCATCATTCTCATTGCGGTGATTCCTGTTATGACGTTTTACTTTTTAAAAGACCACCATTATATTATGAACTCGCTTTTAAAGCTTTCTCCGAAGAAATGGCACAGGGAAGCCGTTCGGTTAACCAAAAAACTGAACCGTTCCCTCGGCGGTTATATCAGGGGGCAGATAATTATCAGCTTATTTGTAGGCGGGCTTGCCTCACTAGGATTCTACCTGGCGGGCCTCCCTTATCCGCTTGTTCTTGGAGTTGTGGCTGGAATTACCAACATTATTCCATACTTCGGTCCATTAATAGGAGCGGTACCGGCATTAATAGTAGCGGCGACGATATCTATGAAAGTGTTATTTTTAACCCTCATCGTTATCGTTATTATTCAGGTAATCGAAGGAAATCTTTTATCTCCATATATTATGGGCAGGAGCATTCATACCCACCCGCTCCTGATTATATTTGCCCTTCTGGCAGGCGGAGAACTGGCGGGAGTGGCTGGAATGGTGCTGGCCGTGCCGGTGTTAACGTGTTTAAAAGTTGTGGTGGAAGAAGTTTATCAAGCCCGGATGGCCCGAAGCGTTGACAGATAAGCATAACTTTTCTATAATTACGCATATCTACACTATATGAACGATAAATACGGAGAAGGAAAAAAGTAAGCAGCCAGCAATTCATAAGAGATGTTCTTCCATAGGCTGAAAGAAGAACAGAAATTGCCCTGTTGAAAGCTATTCCGGAGTGCGGTTAATACCCGCCGGCCATTCGCACCGTTACCCGCGAAGAGAGTGATAGACGACTTATTGTCTATAACCAGGGTGGTACCGCGGATTAAAATCCCGTCCCTGCCAGATGGCAGGGACGGGATTTTTTCGTTTATATAGAGAAGGATGAATTTTTAAGGAGGTTTATCATATGAAAAATTTAACTTCAGCAGACGTACGACAAATGTTCCTCAACTTCTTTAAAGAAAAAGGTCACAGTGTTGAGCCCAGCGCTTCTCTTGTGCCCCATGAGGATCCTTCCCTGCTGTGGATCAACAGTGGTGTAGCTACATTAAAGAAATACTTTGACGGCCGGGTAATTCCGGAAAATCCACGTATTGTAAATGCGCAAAAATCGATTCGTACAAACGATATCGAAAATGTTGGATTTACGGCCCGCCACCATACTTTCTTTGAAATGCTCGGTAACTTTTCCATCGGCGATTACTTTAAAGAAGAAGCAATTGAATGGGGATGGGAATTTTTAACGAGCCCTGACTGGATCGGGTTTGAGCCTGAAAAACTGTCGGTCACCGTTCACCCTGAGGATGATGAAGCTTACGCGATCTGGAGAGACAAAATCGGAATTGATGAGAAAAAAATCATCCGCTTAGAAGAAAATTTCTGGGACATTGGGGAAGGTCCAAGCGGTCCAAACACCGAAATTTTCTATGATCGCGGTGAGAAATACGGAAATGACCCATCCGACCCTGAGCTGTATCCAGGAGGAGAAAATGAAAGGTATCTTGAAATCTGGAACTTAGTATTTTCCCAGTTCAACCATAACCCTGACGATACGTATACTCCGCTTCCGAAGAAAAATATTGATACAGGCATGGGGCTTGAGCGTATGGTATGTGTCATTCAAGATACCCAGACGAACTTTGAAACAGATTTGTTTCTGCCAATTATTCAAGCTACTGAAAAAATCTCCGGTGTATCTTACGGAGAAACAGAAGAGCAGGACTCAGCTTTTAAAGTGATTGCCGACCATATGCGTACGGTAAGTTTCGCCGTAAGTGATGGTGCGCTGCCTTCCAATGAAGGAAGGGGATATGTGCTCAGACGACTATTGCGCCGTGCTGTACGATTTGCGAAACAGATTAATATTAATGAGCCGTTCATGTACAGGCTGGTTCCCGAAGTAGCCGACATTATGAATGACTTTTACCCGGATATTCGCAAAAAACAAGAATTTATCCAAAGCGTCATAAAAACCGAAGAAGAGCGTTTCCACGAAACGCTAAATGAAGGACTTACGATTCTTTCCTCGATTATGAAAGAGGAAACAGCGAAAGGAAGCAATGTCTTTCCTGGAAGCGAAGTATTCCGTCTCTATGATACCTTTGGTTTTCCTAAGGAACTAACTGAGGAATATGTGGCAGAAGCCGGTTTTACGATTGATGAAGAAGGCTTCCAGAATGAAATGAAGAGGCAGCGTGAACGTGCAAGAAGCGCCCGGCAGAAATCTGACAGCATGCAGATTCAGGATGGAGTTCTCGGCGATGTGAACGTCAAGAGTGAGTTCATCGGCTATGATCGTTTAAGCACGGAAGCTGCTGTCGTTGAACTCATTAAGGACAATGCCTTCGCAGAAGCAGCGTCTGAAGGGGACACGGTTTATCTCTTCTTGGATCAGACGCCTTTCTATGCGGAAAGCGGCGGACAAATCGCTGATAAAGGGATCTTGAAAAACGATGAGGTTGAGGTAGAAATTACGAATGTGCAAAAAGCACCAAACGGCCAGCATATGCATGAAGCGGTTGTTGAAAAAGGAACCATTCAAAAAGGTGTCAGCTTAATTGCAGAAGTAAATAAAGAAACTCGGTCATACATCGTGAAAAACCATACGGCGACACACTTGCTTCACCAGGCGCTAAAAGATGTGCTGGGTGATCATGTTAATCAGGCCGGGTCTCTTGTAGCTCCTGAACGACTGCGCTTTGACTTCTCTCATTTTGGGTCCGTCACGGAATCTGAAATTGAGAAGATTGAAAAAATTGTTAATGAAAAAATTTGGAAGTCTCTTCCTGTAGGCGTGGAGTTCAAATCCCTTGAAGAGGCGAAGGAACAAGGCGCGATGGCCCTATTCGGCGAAAAATACGGCTCTGAAGTCCGCGTAGTACAAGTAGGGGATTACAGCATGGAACTTTGCGGCGGCTGCCATGTGGTAAATACGGCTGAAATCGGACTGTTTAAGATCGTAAGCGAAACGGGTATAGGAGCTGGTACAAGACGAATTGAGGCTGTAACAGCTAAAGGGGCTTATGAGTACTTAAGCGGTAAGGAAGCCCTATTAGAAGAAGCAGGAGAACTGGTTAAAGCAAAACCGAACCAGCTAATTGAGCGCATCCAGCACCTTCAGGATGAAATGAAGGCATTACAGCGTGAAAATGAATCACTAGCTTCTAAGATGTCTAATCTGGAAGCTGCGTCTATTTTTGAAGAAATCGAAACTGTAAACGGAGTCAACCTGCTGGCTAAACAAGTAGATGTTAAAGACATGAACGCCTTACGAAATATGATGGATGACCTCAAACAGAAAACAGAGTCCGGAGTTTTCCTTCTGGCGACAACAAGCGGGGAAAAAGTCCAGCTCATTGCAGGTGTTTCAAAAGACTTGATTGACAAAGGCTTCCATGCGGGCAACCTGATTAAACAGGCTGCTACGATATGTGGAGGCGGCGGCGGCGGCCGTCCTGATATGGCACAGGCGGGCGGTAAAGACCCTTCCAAGATTTCGGAAGCCTTGGCATATGCTCAAGAATATGTTCAAAGCAATTCCTAACTTTATAGTCTCTGTTATTTTTTCAGTGAAAAATAAGGGGAATGTGAAATAGCGAAGCGGAAAAAAATGGGCCGTCAAGATCACGCAGCGAGAAGGCTTGACGGTTCGTCCGCTTATAGAAGCACATTTCGTAAATTAAAGAAACACCCTCATTTAACAGAGCTAATTTTTAAAATAAAGGAAATAAGTATATAATGGAAGAAACACTAATATGTGCGAGGTGATCTTTAATGAGTTCGATGGATAAAACAATGCGATTTAATTTTTCAGAAGAGCCGTTTGATAAAGATGTACGAGCCCTGCTGCTTTCCGTTCATAATTCTTTAGAGGAAAAAGGCTATAACCCCATCAATCAAATCGTTGGCTACCTGTTATCTGGAGACCCAGCTTATATTCCTCGCCACCAGGATGCGAGAAATCTCATCCGAAAAATGGAACGGGATGAATTGATCGAAGAGTTAGTGAAATTTTATCTAGAAAAGAATAAAGAGGAAGCTTAATGAAAAAAATAGGGTTAGATGTTGGAGAGAAGACGATAGGAGTTGCCCTGTCCGATGCCATGGGCTGGACAGCTCAAGGGATTACGACTCTCCAATGGGATGAAAATAACTATTCAACAGTGAAAGAACCGCTGAGAAAAGTTATCGAAGAAAACGAAGTTACTGAAGCTGTAGTAGGTCTTCCTAAAAATATGAATGGATCTATCGGCCCAAGGGGGCAAGAGAGCCAAAGGTTTGGAAGATGGCTCGAGAGGGAATTCGAGATTAAGGTTCATCTCTGGGATGAACGATTGACAACGATGGCTGCTGAACGGGTGTTGATCGATGCGGATGTAAGTCGTAAAAAGCGTAAAAAAGTAATTGATAAAATGGCAGCTGTCATCATTTTACAAAGTTATTTAGATTCTAATCAATAAAGGAGGCCTTTCCATGGCTTTAGAAAAAGAAGAAAGAATTATTATTCCTGATGAGAACGGAGAAGAACATTTATTTGAAGTACTGTTCACATTTGATGTTGATCAGACGGAACAATCCTACATCGCCGTTGTACCTGCTGAACAGAAAGAAGGCGACGAAGTAGAGGTTTACGCGTTCAGATATGAAGAGAAAGGCAACGAGGAAGACGATCTGGCTCTTTATCAAATTGAATCGGACGAAGAGTGGGAAATGGTCGAAGAAATGTTAACGACCCTCACGGAAGAAGATTTAACATAAGATAATAGCTTAAGGCACTAAGCCTAAAGCTAAGGCTGTCGACTTTATCGGCAGCCTTTTTTATTTGCATTAGACGATATTTGATATTATTGAGAAAAGCAAGGGGTTCTTGCTTGGAGGGTTTAAAAAAGAAGTTTAGCACGTGTGTGTGCCAACATTGAACGACCCCACGTTAAGTGGAACCTTTTAATAAACGAGCAGGCCCCTTTTAAAAAAAATCAACATCAAAGAATAAGGGGATTTTGGGCAAACATAAAATATTGTTCACTATTTCTTAATCGAATAAGGTTAGAAAAAAGCTCGTAATTTGTAGTATAATGTAGCGGATGGAAGGAGGAGCTTTGGTGTCTGATTCGAAAGATAAACAGAAGTACATGGACCGAATGAAGGAAAGAAATGAAGAAAGAAGCACAGTACGCAAGATTGTTGCCATTGTATTAATCTCTCTGGCCGCACTACTAATTATCAGTGTGATCGTGGGTTTTCTATATATTAGATCTTCTTTACAGCCGGTTGACCCGCAAGATAACAGTCAAATAAAAGTTGAAATCCCTATAGGGTCATCAACATCGCAAATTGCGACAATCCTGGAAGATAATGGTGTTATTAAAAACGAGCTCATTTTCAGGTTATATACAAAGTTTAATAATGAGACGGGTTTTCAGGCAGGTAACTATCAATTTACAGCATCGATGACCCATGATGAAATTATCGATTCCTTAAAAGAAGGAAAACTCATTAAAGAACCGGCTGTCACTATAACGATTCCGGAAGGCAGAAATATGGAGCAGATTGCTGAACTCTATGCGAAGGAATTTGACTTTACAAAAGAAGAATTTTTAGAAAAAGTAAATAACGAAGATTACTTAAACGAACTGATTGAAAAATATCCAGAACTGCTGAGTGAGGATATTTTAAATGAAGACCTGAGATATGCACTGGAAGGGTACCTCTTCTCGACCACTTACCAGTATGAGGTGGAGAACCCTGAGCTGGAAGAGGTGATTGAAGATATGCTTCAGGCGACTCAGGAGGTTATCGTACAGCATAAAGAACAAATAGAGGAAAGGGACCTTACCGTACATGAAGCTCTGACGATGGCATCTCTTCTGGAAAATGAAGCGAGAACAGCCGAGAGCAGAAAAAGAATTGCAGGAGTATTTTACAACAGGATTGAAGAAGATATGATGCTGCAGACGGACCCTACCGTTCTATATGCACTCGGAGAACATAAAGATCGTGTGCTTTATGAAGATCTTGAGGTAGATTCACCCTATAACACTTATCAAAACAAAGGGCTTCCAGTTGGGCCAATATCGAGCTTTAACCGTAATTCATTAGAAGCCGCCTTAAATCCGGTTGAATCCGAGTATCTTTATTTCTTAGCGGATCAGGAAGGGGAAATATATTATTCCGAAACGCTTAAAGAGCATAATAAGCTTAAAAAAGAACACATAAACAAGGACGATGAATAAAAAAGTGAAGGAATGCGATTAATACTCGCATTCCTTCTTTTTTATATGTTAAAATAATAGGGTTGTAAAACGGAGTTTTATTTTAGGAAGGGGTATCTTTCCCATGCATACAATCGAGTATTTGCAATCATTGCTGCCCGAGCCTTCAGAAAAAGTGAAGAATTTAGAGAGCTATGCAAAAGAACATAACGTTCCGATTATGGAGCCGTTAGGTATAGATTTTTTAATGCAGTTGATCCGCATTCATCAGCCTAAACGCATTCTGGAAATTGGAACAGCGATCGGTTATTCCGCCTTAAGAATGCTTGAAGCTTCTCCAAAGAGTCAAATTATAACAATGGAAAGAGATGAACAGAGAATTACTGAGGCGAGAAAGAATATCCGCGCATTTAATGCGGAAGACCGTGTGATTATTTTAAGCGGCGACGCCCTTAATTTAAAAGAAGAAGCGGCCCGGTTTACCCCTTATGACTTGTTATTTATCGATGCTGCTAAGGGCAAATATGAGGAGTTTTTTAATTTATATGCCCCGCTCATTGCGGATAAAGGGATCATCGTTTCTGACAATGTTTTATTTAAAGGTTATGTAGCTGACCCATCACAGACGAACAGCCGGCTGAGTCAAATGGCGAAGAAGATAAGGAACTTTAATGAAACTTTAAATTCCCGTAACGATTACCATACGACCATTGTACCGATTGGTGATGGTGTAGCAATTACAGTGAAAAATCATTAAGAACTGTAATTTACAGGAAAGGAGAACCCGGAAGATGAGTGATAAACCTGTTGTTATTGGAGTTGCTGGAGGAACAGGCTCTGGAAAAACAAGCGTAACCCGCTCTATTATTCAAAGATTTACCGATAAAACCTTATTAATGATTGAGCAGGATTATTATTATAAGGACCAGAGCCACCTTCCGATGGAAGAGAGACTTAAAACAAATTATGACCACCCGCTTGCTTTTGATAATGATTTACTAATTGAACACATCAATCAATTAATTGACCAGAAGCCGATAGAAAAGCCGGTCTATGATTATAAGGTTCATACACGCTCTGATGAAACGATTCATGTAGAGCCTAAAGAAGTAATTATCTTAGAAGGGATCCTCGTTCTTGAGGATGAACGTCTGCGTGATCTTATGGATATTAAAGTTTTTGTGGATACTGATGCAGACGTAAGAATTATTCGCAGAATGATGAGGGATATCAACGAACGCGGCCGAACACTGGATTCCGTTATCGATCAGTATATTAACGTAGTACGCCCGATGCATCTTCAGTTTGTAGAACCTACTAAGCGTTACGCAGACATCATTATTCCAGAAGGCGGGCAGAACCATGTAGCAATTGATTTAATGGCTACAAAAATCCAAACTGTGCTGCGTGAAAAAGGTCAGATCATGAATAAATAAAATAGTTGAAAACTTTAAAAAAATCTGGCATAGTTTGGGATAGAAGTTCTAGATAACCTTACTCCTGTATACTCTTATAACTATATAGGGGACAGGTTGTCTATATTGTCGGATAGAAGGAGTGTAATGGAAAATGGCGCAAGAAAAAAGCTTTTATATGACAGAAGAAGGTAAAAGAAAATTAGAAGAAGAACTGGATTATTTAAAAAATGAACGCCGTAAAGAAGTTGTTGAAAGAATAAAAATCGCGCGCGGCTTTGGAGATCTCTCCGAGAACTCTGAATATGATGCAGCAAAAGATGAACAGGCTTTTGTTGAATCAAGAATTCAAACCGTAGAAAATATGATTCGCAACGCGGTTATTATTGAAAGTGATCAGGATAATCCGGACCGTGTGTCCATGGGTAAATCAGTCACTTTTCAGGAACTTCCGGATGGCGAGGAAGAAACGTATACGATCGTGGGAAGTGCGGAAGCGGATCCTTTTGAAGGAAAAATTTCTAACGACTCTCCAATGGCTCAAAGCTTAATTGGACATGAAGTAGGGGATGAAGTTTCCGTTGCTACCCCGGGCGGAGAAATCCTTGTCAAAATTGTAACGGTGACAGCTTAATAAAGAAAGCGAGGCAGGGGGATTCCCTGCCTTTTCATTTTTAAACGGTCGCAGGTTTTCGGTTCATTACGAATGAGTTATGGTGGAATGGATTCATAAGGAGGAAGCGACTATGGCTAAAAATAAAACTTCAAGAGCCGAGCGTTTAGAAGACAAAAAAATAAGAGGTAAGAAACTTATGGTTTGGCTGGCAGGAGCCGCTGCTATATTAATTATAGTGTTCATATTCCAATTTGCTACAGGCGGCCAGGATTCATCTGAGTCTAGCAATAAGACGAGCACAGAAAACAGCCAGGAGTCTGAGCAGTCGTCAGACAGCGGTGAGAATAACGGAAATGAAGAGCAGGAGCTGAAAGTCAAAACAAAAGACAGTGAAGAGGACTCCAGTTCTGAAGATGAAGACAAGGGAAAAGAAGCTAAAGAAAAAGAAGATAAGGAAAAAGAAGATAAGGAAAAAGAAGAGAAAGAAGAAAAAGATAAGGAAAAAGAAGAGAAAGAAGAAAAAGATAAGGACCGTAAAGTGGAAGAAGGAACTGAGGAAAATGTCGATAAAGTAATCACACAAGACTGGGAACCGGTAGGAACTGAGCAGAATGTTTCTGGAAAACACCGTCCATCCTTCCAGCAGGGCTCACAGGACTGGAACGAAATCATTCAGGCTGCCAGTGCAGCGACCGGCCTTAATCAGAATGACATGATTCAATGGAGAGTAGAGAATGCGGGCGGCGGAAATGTAAGTGCCACGCTCTCCGATAAGTCTCAGAAGAATGTATATCGTGTCCTTATCGAATGGGCTAATAATAAAGAAGGTTACCGTGCAGTGCAAGTGGAGAAGCTGAATGAAGTGCCATCACAATACAGATAAACAGGGGGATATGAACGAAAATGGCTACTGGAATTATTGGAGCAATGGATGAAGAAATACAGCTGCTGAAAGATCAAATGAAAGTTCGGGAAGTGCACCACGTGGCTGGAAGCATTTTTATCGAAGGAGAACTAAAAGGCGAATCAGTTGTCTTGTTGAAATCAGGCATCGGGAAAGTCAATGCGGCGATTGCAGCGACTATTCTTCATGAAAGGTTTGATGTCGACGAAGTGATCAATACGGGGTCTGCCGGAGGATTTGCAACAGATTTAGAAGTCGGAGACGTCGTGATATCATCGTCAGTTACCCATCATGATGTCGATGTTACCGCCTTTAACTATGAATATGGACAGGTACCTGGCCTGCCCGCGATGTTTACGGCTGATGAGGCGCTTATTACCAAAGCAGTAAAAGCGGTAGAGAAAACCACTGCAAAAGCGATGAAAGGGATCATCGCCACAGGTGATTCTTTCATGCAGCAGGAAGCCCACGTGCACGAGGTAAGGAGGAAATTTCCAGAAATGATTGCGGCAGAAATGGAAGCAGCAGCGATAGCTCAAGTCTGCCACAAATATGAAACTCCTTTTGTCATTATACGTGCCCTTTCCGACATTGCCGGTAAGGAATCGTCGATATCCTTTGAACAATTTTTGCCAAAGGCTGCTGAAAATGCCGCAACTATCATTATAACGATGCTAGAGTTAAGAGATTAGGAGAAATTACCACTTCTTAGGAGGGAATTCTGTGTTACAATCATAGAAGCCTAGGAGGTGGGAAGAATGGACTCTGACAAAGCCTTGGAAGGTAAAGCAGCTGATTATAAAAGGTTTACTATGACCTTGCTGATATTAAGTGGATATTTATATATTGGTGTATTGATTAGTATGTTTGAGTATCATTCTACCGCATACTATTATCTATTTGGTCTAATAGCCGTCTTGTTAATAGCAGCTTTTATATTTGTAAGAAAACTTCAGCATATACAAAAAGATTTATCAGAATCATAAATAGGAGCCGCTGCTTAAAGCAGCGGCTCTTTTTTGTATTGTTGTATAGTTCCGTTTGCGAAAGATCGAGAAACGACTCGCTTCCCGTACGTCCAGGCGGTCTAATTGGACTGTCCGTATTTGCTTTGTTTATAAAACTCATGGAAAATTTTCATTAGAGCTCTTTTTTCAATGCGTGAAACGTAGCTCCGTGAGATGCCCAGCTCTTTAGCTATCTCTCTTTGGGTCCGCTCATCCTCATCATTTAATCCGTAGCGAAAGACGATGACTTCTTTTTCTCTATCGTCTAAAACACCTATATACTGTTTTATTTGTTCAATCTCCATATGAAGCTGAATTTCTTCAACCACATCAACGACATCTGCCTGCAAAATATCGAGCAGATTTAGTTCATTGCCTTCTTTATCGTGACCGATTGGATCTTGCAAAGAGATGTCCTTGCTCATCTTTTTAGTCGAACGTAAATGCATCAGGATTTCGTTTTCAATACAACGGGCGGCATAAGTGGCTAACTTGGTTCCTTTGCCTGTTGAGTAGCTCTCTATCCCTTTAATAAGGCCGATAGTCCCGATTGAAATTAGGTCTTCAAAATCCTCCTTCGTGTTTTCAAACTTTTTTACAATGTGAGCGACGAGACGCAGGTTATGTTCGATCAGCTTATCTCTGGCTTCTTTGTTCCCTTCTTTCATCAGCTGAAGCTGTTTAGCCTCTTCCTCTTTGGATAGGGGATTAGGAAACGCTTGGTTTTTAACATAAGACAGAAAAAACAGTGATTCTTTAAAAAAGTACAGAATGGAAGCGATCAAACTGCTCAAACACATACACCTCCTTATAGATTGGGCATCTGCCTACCACAAGTGTATGTGCTGATAAGTTATCCCGTGCCTGTACGCGGGAAATTAAAAAGCAGTCAACGTGTGCTGACTGCTTAACGATTATCTCCCTGCTGCTTTGTCTCCATATGTTCTTTCCATTCATCGTAGCCGCTCTTCTCTGAAAGGGGAACACCACTTTTATAAGCTGCCTTTCCAATCATATGACCTGCGACAGGCGCAGTCAGCATAATAAAGACGATCCCTAACAGTAATTTGCCGCTGACCACTTCTTGCTCAACATACATGAAGATAAAGGCTGCAATTAGTATTCCCGATACCCCTAAAGTAGCCGCCTTAGAGGCCGCGTGTAAACGAGTATATACATCTGGAAACCGAATAACCCCTATGGACGCAGAGATTAAAATAAAGGTACCGAGCAGCAGGGAGATCCCAATGAAGATATATAAAATGATGTCAATCCATGTCCCGGTCAATTATAACACCCTTTTCTATAAATTTAGCTAATGCGATCGTTCCAATAAATAAGAGGATCCCGATTAACAAAATAACATCATTTAATTGATTAGTGACTAATAAAATCGCAAGAATTCCTGCCAGACCCATAACATTTACCCCTAAACCGTCTACAGCTAAAATGCGGTCAGGATTTGAGGGTCCAAACAGCACACGGTACAGCAGGAGAAGAACGGATATGGAGACACCTATGATGGATATAACTGCTGCTATATTTACGAAAGCACGGGTAACTTCAAGTGTCTGTTCCATTAGCGAGTCACCTCCAAAATTGCTTTTTCAAAGGTTTCCTTAATTTCTTTAACAGAAGCCTCTATGTCTGGTATATCCATGGCGTGAATATACAAAGTTGATAAATCTTCGCTGACTTCAAGAGTCAGCGTG
This window of the Halobacillus sp. Marseille-Q1614 genome carries:
- a CDS encoding AI-2E family transporter, translating into MNKTLVKWGMRISIFFVILLMLLFLAWLFPYYDHVVLLICRIITPFLIAIVIAMLLHPVVEYLHHLGLNRVLAIFLIFIVFFTLSGYGLYRGYPHLVQQIKLLNEQLPAVMEAYQNWTKEFYKQTERLPDGIHERVEDSYLRLETWLNSKLMKIMAGMSGVFNLIILIAVIPVMTFYFLKDHHYIMNSLLKLSPKKWHREAVRLTKKLNRSLGGYIRGQIIISLFVGGLASLGFYLAGLPYPLVLGVVAGITNIIPYFGPLIGAVPALIVAATISMKVLFLTLIVIVIIQVIEGNLLSPYIMGRSIHTHPLLIIFALLAGGELAGVAGMVLAVPVLTCLKVVVEEVYQARMARSVDR
- the alaS gene encoding alanine--tRNA ligase produces the protein MKNLTSADVRQMFLNFFKEKGHSVEPSASLVPHEDPSLLWINSGVATLKKYFDGRVIPENPRIVNAQKSIRTNDIENVGFTARHHTFFEMLGNFSIGDYFKEEAIEWGWEFLTSPDWIGFEPEKLSVTVHPEDDEAYAIWRDKIGIDEKKIIRLEENFWDIGEGPSGPNTEIFYDRGEKYGNDPSDPELYPGGENERYLEIWNLVFSQFNHNPDDTYTPLPKKNIDTGMGLERMVCVIQDTQTNFETDLFLPIIQATEKISGVSYGETEEQDSAFKVIADHMRTVSFAVSDGALPSNEGRGYVLRRLLRRAVRFAKQININEPFMYRLVPEVADIMNDFYPDIRKKQEFIQSVIKTEEERFHETLNEGLTILSSIMKEETAKGSNVFPGSEVFRLYDTFGFPKELTEEYVAEAGFTIDEEGFQNEMKRQRERARSARQKSDSMQIQDGVLGDVNVKSEFIGYDRLSTEAAVVELIKDNAFAEAASEGDTVYLFLDQTPFYAESGGQIADKGILKNDEVEVEITNVQKAPNGQHMHEAVVEKGTIQKGVSLIAEVNKETRSYIVKNHTATHLLHQALKDVLGDHVNQAGSLVAPERLRFDFSHFGSVTESEIEKIEKIVNEKIWKSLPVGVEFKSLEEAKEQGAMALFGEKYGSEVRVVQVGDYSMELCGGCHVVNTAEIGLFKIVSETGIGAGTRRIEAVTAKGAYEYLSGKEALLEEAGELVKAKPNQLIERIQHLQDEMKALQRENESLASKMSNLEAASIFEEIETVNGVNLLAKQVDVKDMNALRNMMDDLKQKTESGVFLLATTSGEKVQLIAGVSKDLIDKGFHAGNLIKQAATICGGGGGGRPDMAQAGGKDPSKISEALAYAQEYVQSNS
- a CDS encoding IreB family regulatory phosphoprotein, with protein sequence MSSMDKTMRFNFSEEPFDKDVRALLLSVHNSLEEKGYNPINQIVGYLLSGDPAYIPRHQDARNLIRKMERDELIEELVKFYLEKNKEEA
- the ruvX gene encoding Holliday junction resolvase RuvX, which gives rise to MKKIGLDVGEKTIGVALSDAMGWTAQGITTLQWDENNYSTVKEPLRKVIEENEVTEAVVGLPKNMNGSIGPRGQESQRFGRWLEREFEIKVHLWDERLTTMAAERVLIDADVSRKKRKKVIDKMAAVIILQSYLDSNQ
- a CDS encoding DUF1292 domain-containing protein; the protein is MALEKEERIIIPDENGEEHLFEVLFTFDVDQTEQSYIAVVPAEQKEGDEVEVYAFRYEEKGNEEDDLALYQIESDEEWEMVEEMLTTLTEEDLT
- the mltG gene encoding endolytic transglycosylase MltG, whose product is MSDSKDKQKYMDRMKERNEERSTVRKIVAIVLISLAALLIISVIVGFLYIRSSLQPVDPQDNSQIKVEIPIGSSTSQIATILEDNGVIKNELIFRLYTKFNNETGFQAGNYQFTASMTHDEIIDSLKEGKLIKEPAVTITIPEGRNMEQIAELYAKEFDFTKEEFLEKVNNEDYLNELIEKYPELLSEDILNEDLRYALEGYLFSTTYQYEVENPELEEVIEDMLQATQEVIVQHKEQIEERDLTVHEALTMASLLENEARTAESRKRIAGVFYNRIEEDMMLQTDPTVLYALGEHKDRVLYEDLEVDSPYNTYQNKGLPVGPISSFNRNSLEAALNPVESEYLYFLADQEGEIYYSETLKEHNKLKKEHINKDDE
- a CDS encoding O-methyltransferase, producing the protein MHTIEYLQSLLPEPSEKVKNLESYAKEHNVPIMEPLGIDFLMQLIRIHQPKRILEIGTAIGYSALRMLEASPKSQIITMERDEQRITEARKNIRAFNAEDRVIILSGDALNLKEEAARFTPYDLLFIDAAKGKYEEFFNLYAPLIADKGIIVSDNVLFKGYVADPSQTNSRLSQMAKKIRNFNETLNSRNDYHTTIVPIGDGVAITVKNH
- the udk gene encoding uridine kinase — encoded protein: MSDKPVVIGVAGGTGSGKTSVTRSIIQRFTDKTLLMIEQDYYYKDQSHLPMEERLKTNYDHPLAFDNDLLIEHINQLIDQKPIEKPVYDYKVHTRSDETIHVEPKEVIILEGILVLEDERLRDLMDIKVFVDTDADVRIIRRMMRDINERGRTLDSVIDQYINVVRPMHLQFVEPTKRYADIIIPEGGQNHVAIDLMATKIQTVLREKGQIMNK
- the greA gene encoding transcription elongation factor GreA, with translation MAQEKSFYMTEEGKRKLEEELDYLKNERRKEVVERIKIARGFGDLSENSEYDAAKDEQAFVESRIQTVENMIRNAVIIESDQDNPDRVSMGKSVTFQELPDGEEETYTIVGSAEADPFEGKISNDSPMAQSLIGHEVGDEVSVATPGGEILVKIVTVTA
- a CDS encoding YrrS family protein: MAKNKTSRAERLEDKKIRGKKLMVWLAGAAAILIIVFIFQFATGGQDSSESSNKTSTENSQESEQSSDSGENNGNEEQELKVKTKDSEEDSSSEDEDKGKEAKEKEDKEKEDKEKEEKEEKDKEKEEKEEKDKDRKVEEGTEENVDKVITQDWEPVGTEQNVSGKHRPSFQQGSQDWNEIIQAASAATGLNQNDMIQWRVENAGGGNVSATLSDKSQKNVYRVLIEWANNKEGYRAVQVEKLNEVPSQYR
- the mtnN gene encoding 5'-methylthioadenosine/S-adenosylhomocysteine nucleosidase; translated protein: MATGIIGAMDEEIQLLKDQMKVREVHHVAGSIFIEGELKGESVVLLKSGIGKVNAAIAATILHERFDVDEVINTGSAGGFATDLEVGDVVISSSVTHHDVDVTAFNYEYGQVPGLPAMFTADEALITKAVKAVEKTTAKAMKGIIATGDSFMQQEAHVHEVRRKFPEMIAAEMEAAAIAQVCHKYETPFVIIRALSDIAGKESSISFEQFLPKAAENAATIIITMLELRD
- a CDS encoding YrhC family protein, with product MDSDKALEGKAADYKRFTMTLLILSGYLYIGVLISMFEYHSTAYYYLFGLIAVLLIAAFIFVRKLQHIQKDLSES